The following are encoded together in the Streptomyces rapamycinicus NRRL 5491 genome:
- a CDS encoding carbohydrate kinase family protein, whose protein sequence is MRIAVTGSIATDHLMSFPGRFADQLVADQLHTVSLSFLVDTLDVRRGGVGPNICFGMGVLGLRPILVGAAGEDFADYRAWLDRHGVDTASVHISEVQHTARFVCTTDADHNQIASFYTGAMSEARQIELQPVAERVGGLDLVLISADDPEAMVRHTEECRSRGIAFAADPSQQLARMGGEDIRLLIGGAEYLFTNEYEAALIETKTGWTADQILAKVGTRVTTLGAQGVRIDREGEEPVVVGCPEEEQKADPTGVGDAFRAGFLSGLSWNLPLERAAQVGCMLATLVIETVGTQEYELRRGHFMERFAKAYGHDAAGEIAAHLP, encoded by the coding sequence GTGCGTATCGCCGTAACCGGCTCCATCGCCACCGACCATCTGATGTCCTTCCCCGGCCGTTTCGCCGATCAGCTGGTCGCCGATCAGCTGCATACGGTCTCACTCTCCTTCCTTGTCGACACCCTCGACGTCCGCCGCGGCGGAGTCGGCCCCAACATCTGTTTCGGCATGGGCGTGCTGGGTCTGCGCCCGATCCTGGTCGGCGCGGCCGGCGAGGACTTCGCCGACTACCGCGCCTGGCTGGACCGGCACGGTGTGGACACCGCGTCCGTCCATATCTCCGAGGTCCAGCACACCGCGCGGTTCGTCTGCACCACCGACGCCGACCACAACCAGATCGCGTCCTTCTACACCGGCGCCATGAGCGAGGCCCGCCAGATCGAGCTCCAGCCGGTCGCGGAGCGCGTCGGCGGCCTCGACCTGGTGCTGATCAGCGCGGACGACCCGGAAGCCATGGTCCGCCACACCGAGGAGTGCCGCTCGCGCGGCATCGCCTTCGCCGCCGACCCCTCCCAGCAGCTCGCCCGCATGGGCGGGGAGGACATCCGGCTGCTGATCGGCGGCGCGGAGTACCTCTTCACCAATGAGTACGAGGCCGCGCTGATCGAGACCAAGACCGGCTGGACCGCGGACCAGATCCTCGCCAAGGTCGGCACCCGCGTCACCACGCTCGGCGCGCAGGGCGTGCGGATCGACCGCGAGGGCGAGGAGCCCGTGGTCGTCGGCTGCCCGGAGGAGGAACAGAAGGCCGACCCGACCGGCGTCGGCGACGCCTTCCGCGCGGGCTTCCTCTCCGGCCTGTCCTGGAACCTCCCGCTGGAGCGGGCCGCCCAGGTGGGCTGCATGCTGGCGACGCTGGTGATCGAGACGGTCGGCACGCAGGAGTACGAGCTGCGCCGCGGCCACTTCATGGAGCGCTTCGCCAAGGCGTACGGCCATGACGCGGCGGGCGAGATCGCGGCCCACCTCCCCTGA
- a CDS encoding cysteine desulfurase/sulfurtransferase TusA family protein, which produces MPYFDAASSAPLHPVARQALLAALDEGWADPSRLYREGRRARLLLDAAREAAAEAVGCRPDELVFTPSGTRAVHDGIAGALAGRRRAGHHLIVSAVEHSSVLHAAAAHEADGGTVTEVPVDRTGRVAPGAYAAALREAPGGVALACLQSANHEVGTLQPVAEAAEECAAADVPLLVDAAQSLGWGPTEGNWSLLTASAHKWGGPAGVGLLAVRKGVRFRTVQPADERESGRSPGFENLPAIVAAAASLRAVRAEGVAEAERLRGLVERIRARVPELVPDVEVVGDPERRLPHLVTFSCLYVDGEALLHELDRAEFSVSSGSSCTSSTLTPSHVLRAMGVLSEGNVRVSLPRGTAGADVDRFLEALPGVVAGVRERLGAPKPAEAAAGPAPEPEPELVVDSLGKRCPIPVIELAKVIGEVPVGGVVTVLADDEAARLDIPAWCEMRGQTYEGERPAERGVAYRVRRRA; this is translated from the coding sequence GTGCCCTACTTCGACGCGGCCTCATCCGCTCCTCTCCACCCCGTCGCCCGGCAGGCGCTCCTCGCCGCGCTCGACGAGGGGTGGGCCGACCCCTCGCGCCTCTACCGGGAGGGGCGGCGGGCCCGGCTGCTGCTGGACGCCGCGCGGGAGGCGGCCGCCGAGGCCGTGGGGTGCCGCCCGGACGAGCTCGTCTTCACCCCTTCGGGGACCCGAGCGGTGCACGACGGCATCGCGGGGGCGCTCGCGGGACGGCGTCGCGCCGGTCACCATCTGATCGTCTCCGCCGTGGAGCACTCCTCGGTGCTGCACGCGGCGGCCGCGCACGAGGCGGACGGCGGCACGGTCACCGAGGTCCCGGTGGACCGTACGGGACGGGTCGCGCCGGGTGCGTACGCGGCGGCCCTGCGGGAGGCCCCGGGCGGGGTGGCGCTGGCCTGTCTGCAGTCCGCCAACCATGAGGTCGGCACGCTTCAGCCGGTGGCCGAGGCCGCCGAGGAGTGCGCGGCGGCGGACGTACCGCTGCTGGTGGACGCGGCGCAGTCGCTCGGCTGGGGCCCCACGGAGGGCAATTGGTCGCTTCTGACCGCAAGTGCCCATAAATGGGGCGGCCCTGCGGGGGTGGGGCTGCTCGCGGTGCGCAAGGGGGTGCGCTTCCGTACCGTCCAGCCCGCCGACGAGCGGGAGTCGGGCCGCTCCCCCGGGTTCGAGAACCTCCCCGCCATCGTCGCCGCGGCCGCCTCGCTGCGGGCCGTCCGGGCGGAGGGCGTCGCCGAGGCGGAGCGGCTGCGGGGGCTGGTGGAGCGGATCCGGGCACGGGTGCCGGAGCTGGTGCCGGACGTCGAGGTGGTCGGCGACCCGGAGCGGCGGCTGCCGCATCTGGTGACCTTCTCCTGTCTCTATGTCGACGGAGAGGCGCTCCTCCATGAGCTGGACCGCGCGGAGTTCTCGGTCTCGTCCGGCTCCTCCTGCACCTCCTCCACGCTGACCCCGAGCCATGTGCTGCGGGCCATGGGGGTGCTGTCCGAGGGCAATGTGCGGGTCTCGCTCCCACGCGGTACGGCCGGGGCGGACGTGGACCGGTTCCTGGAGGCGCTGCCGGGGGTGGTGGCGGGCGTACGGGAGCGCCTGGGCGCGCCGAAACCGGCCGAAGCCGCCGCCGGCCCGGCCCCCGAGCCCGAACCCGAGCTGGTGGTCGACTCGCTCGGCAAGCGGTGCCCGATCCCGGTGATCGAGCTGGCCAAGGTGATCGGCGAGGTGCCGGTGGGCGGGGTGGTGACGGTCCTGGCCGACGACGAGGCGGCCCGGCTGGACATCCCGGCCTGGTGCGAGATGCGCGGCCAGACCTACGAGGGCGAGCGCCCGGCCGAGCGGGGCGTGGCGTACCGGGTGCGCCGCCGCGCGTAG
- the coxB gene encoding cytochrome c oxidase subunit II: MSPNGSDRSSRRPVRRKLLQALAAGLVLATATGCTSKDFPRLGMPTPVTEEAPRILSLWQGSWAAALATGVLVWGLIIWAVIFHRRSRTKIEVPAQTRYNMPIEALYTVVPIIIVSVLFYFTARDENALLKTSKKPDHVVNVVGYQWSWGFNYMENVDGSTATPKQEAKEISAIPQRMLKAVPKGAEGVYEAGTPGERNPQTGNPGPTLWLPKGESVQFILTSRDVIHSFWVVPFLMKMDVIPGHTNRFEVTPNREGTFKGKCAELCGVDHSRMLFNVKVVSPERYQQHLKELAKKGQTGYIPAGIEQTDAAKNAETRTS; encoded by the coding sequence GTGAGTCCCAACGGCTCCGACCGCTCGTCGCGGCGCCCGGTGCGGCGGAAGCTGCTGCAGGCGCTGGCCGCGGGCTTGGTCCTGGCGACCGCCACCGGTTGCACATCAAAGGACTTCCCCCGCCTCGGAATGCCTACCCCCGTCACGGAGGAGGCGCCGCGGATCCTCTCCCTGTGGCAGGGCTCGTGGGCGGCGGCGCTCGCCACGGGCGTCCTGGTCTGGGGCCTGATCATCTGGGCGGTCATCTTCCACCGTCGCAGCAGGACCAAGATCGAGGTTCCCGCGCAGACCCGGTACAACATGCCGATCGAGGCGCTGTACACCGTGGTCCCGATCATCATCGTCTCGGTGCTGTTCTACTTCACCGCACGCGATGAGAACGCGCTCCTCAAGACCTCCAAGAAGCCCGACCACGTGGTCAACGTGGTGGGCTACCAGTGGAGCTGGGGCTTCAACTACATGGAGAACGTGGACGGGTCCACCGCCACGCCCAAGCAGGAAGCCAAGGAGATCTCCGCGATCCCCCAGCGCATGCTGAAGGCGGTCCCCAAGGGCGCCGAGGGCGTCTACGAGGCGGGCACGCCCGGTGAGCGGAACCCGCAGACCGGCAACCCGGGTCCGACCCTGTGGCTGCCGAAGGGCGAGTCCGTCCAGTTCATCCTGACGTCCCGCGATGTCATCCACTCGTTCTGGGTGGTCCCCTTCCTGATGAAGATGGACGTCATCCCGGGTCACACCAACCGCTTCGAGGTCACTCCGAACCGCGAGGGCACCTTCAAGGGCAAGTGCGCCGAGCTGTGCGGCGTCGACCACTCCCGGATGCTCTTCAACGTCAAGGTCGTGTCGCCGGAGCGTTACCAGCAGCACCTCAAGGAGCTGGCGAAGAAGGGCCAGACCGGCTACATCCCGGCGGGCATTGAGCAGACGGACGCCGCCAAGAACGCGGAGACCAGGACATCGTGA
- the ctaD gene encoding cytochrome c oxidase subunit I — MSILNEPQGAGTTASQEREAPVRRKQPGNVVVKWLTTTDHKTIGTLYLVTSFAFFCIGGLMALFMRAELARPGTQIMSNEQFNQAFTMHGTIMLLMFATPLFAGFTNWIMPLQIGAPDVAFPRLNMFAYWLYLFGSLIAVGGFLTPQGAADFGWFAYSPLSDAVRSPGIGADMWIMGLAFSGFGTILGAVNFITTIICMRAPGMTMFRMPIFTWNVLLTAVLVLLAFPVLAAALFALEADRKFGAHVFDAANGGALLWQHLFWFFGHPEVYIIALPFFGIISEVIPVFSRKPMFGYISLIAATISIAGLSVTVWAHHMYVTGGVLLPFFSFMTFLIAVPTGIKFFNWIGTMWKGSLSFETPMLWAVGFLITFTFGGLTGVILASPPMDFHVSDSYFVVAHFHYVVFGTVVFAMFAGFHFWWPKMTGKMLDERLGKITFWTLFVGFHGTFLVQHWLGAEGMPRRYADYLAADGITTLNTISTISSFLLGLSILPFLYNVWKTAKYGKKVEVDDPWGYGRSLEWATSCPPPRHNFLTLPRIRSESPAFDLHHPEIAALDQLENHGAPDDDKALAGGKEASK, encoded by the coding sequence GTGAGCATCCTCAACGAACCCCAGGGTGCCGGCACCACCGCCTCGCAAGAGCGGGAAGCGCCGGTACGTCGGAAGCAGCCGGGCAATGTCGTCGTCAAGTGGCTGACCACCACTGACCACAAGACGATCGGCACGCTCTACCTCGTCACGTCGTTCGCGTTCTTCTGCATCGGCGGCCTGATGGCGCTCTTCATGCGCGCCGAGCTGGCCCGTCCGGGTACGCAGATCATGTCGAACGAGCAGTTCAACCAGGCGTTCACCATGCATGGCACGATCATGCTGCTGATGTTCGCCACCCCGCTGTTCGCGGGCTTCACGAACTGGATCATGCCGCTGCAGATCGGTGCGCCCGATGTGGCGTTCCCGCGGCTGAACATGTTCGCGTACTGGCTGTACCTCTTCGGTTCGCTGATCGCGGTGGGCGGATTCCTGACTCCGCAGGGCGCGGCCGACTTCGGCTGGTTCGCCTACTCCCCGCTGTCGGACGCGGTCCGTTCGCCGGGTATCGGCGCGGACATGTGGATCATGGGTCTGGCCTTCTCCGGCTTCGGCACGATCCTCGGTGCGGTCAACTTCATCACCACGATCATCTGCATGCGCGCTCCGGGCATGACGATGTTCCGGATGCCGATCTTCACCTGGAACGTGCTGCTGACCGCGGTGCTGGTCCTGCTCGCCTTCCCGGTGCTGGCCGCCGCGCTGTTCGCCCTGGAGGCGGACCGAAAATTCGGGGCGCATGTCTTCGACGCGGCCAATGGCGGAGCGTTGCTCTGGCAACACCTCTTCTGGTTCTTCGGCCATCCAGAGGTGTACATCATCGCGCTGCCGTTCTTCGGCATCATCTCCGAGGTCATTCCGGTCTTCTCCCGGAAGCCGATGTTCGGTTACATCTCCCTGATCGCCGCGACCATTTCGATCGCCGGTCTCTCGGTGACGGTGTGGGCCCACCACATGTATGTCACCGGCGGAGTGCTACTGCCGTTCTTCTCGTTCATGACGTTCCTCATCGCGGTGCCGACCGGTATCAAGTTCTTCAACTGGATCGGCACGATGTGGAAGGGGTCGCTGAGCTTCGAGACCCCGATGCTCTGGGCGGTCGGCTTCCTGATCACCTTCACCTTCGGTGGTCTGACCGGTGTGATCCTGGCGTCGCCGCCGATGGACTTCCACGTCTCCGACTCGTACTTCGTGGTGGCCCACTTCCACTACGTGGTCTTCGGCACCGTGGTCTTCGCGATGTTCGCCGGATTCCACTTCTGGTGGCCGAAGATGACCGGCAAGATGCTGGACGAGCGGCTCGGCAAGATCACCTTCTGGACGCTGTTCGTGGGCTTCCACGGCACCTTCCTGGTGCAGCACTGGCTGGGCGCCGAGGGCATGCCCCGCCGGTACGCCGACTACCTGGCGGCCGACGGCATCACCACGCTGAACACCATCTCGACCATCAGCTCCTTCCTGCTGGGCCTGTCGATCCTGCCGTTCCTCTACAACGTCTGGAAGACCGCCAAGTACGGCAAGAAGGTCGAGGTCGACGACCCCTGGGGCTACGGCCGTTCGCTGGAGTGGGCGACCTCCTGCCCGCCCCCGCGGCACAACTTCCTCACCCTCCCGCGGATCCGCTCCGAATCCCCGGCGTTCGACCTGCACCACCCGGAGATCGCGGCGCTCGACCAGCTCGAGAACCACGGTGCGCCTGACGATGACAAGGCCCTCGCGGGTGGTAAGGAGGCCAGCAAGTGA
- a CDS encoding cytochrome c oxidase subunit 4: MKVQGRMFIWLSVFILATAVVYGVWSKEPAGTTALFLAFALSIMIGYYLAFTARRVDVGAQDNKDADVADDAGELGFFSPHSWQPLSLAVGGALAFLGVVFGWWLLFFSAPIIMIGLFGWVFEYYRGENANQ; the protein is encoded by the coding sequence GTGAAGGTCCAAGGCCGGATGTTCATCTGGCTCTCCGTCTTCATCCTCGCCACGGCGGTCGTCTATGGCGTGTGGTCGAAGGAGCCGGCCGGCACCACCGCGCTCTTCCTCGCCTTCGCGCTGAGCATCATGATCGGCTACTACCTGGCCTTCACGGCCCGCCGGGTGGATGTCGGTGCGCAGGACAACAAGGACGCGGATGTCGCGGACGACGCCGGCGAGCTGGGATTCTTCTCCCCGCACAGCTGGCAGCCGCTCTCCCTGGCCGTCGGTGGCGCCCTGGCCTTCCTGGGCGTGGTCTTCGGCTGGTGGCTGCTCTTCTTCTCGGCCCCGATCATCATGATCGGCCTCTTCGGCTGGGTCTTCGAGTACTACCGCGGCGAGAACGCCAACCAGTAG
- a CDS encoding L,D-transpeptidase, protein MSHTPRSLRSRAVLTCALLVAPLIAGLSGCGGSPDPLSAKPYDAADQISFSGDGEGRKANPDKPLEVTAKDDDSRITDVTATDAAGRYVRGELTDDGRHWRSTVPLAAGAHYTLKVSTEDGGGAPGRRTVDFTTSSAHRLLKVTFGPKAGEYGVGQPITAKLSRAVKDPSARAVIERALKVDSRPAVEGVWHWVDSRNLHYRPQEYWPAHATISVHSNLKGIRIGGGLYGGAAKSLRLTTGDRLEALTDSGTHQMTVKRNGVPIRTIPITTGMPGFDTRNGIKVILAKESAVRMTGASIGLGAGSYDLMVYWAARVTKSGEYVHAAPWSTGSQGYANVSHGCTGMNTANAQWFFNTVRLGDIVQVVHSNGDDMATFDNGYGDWNMAWADWRKGSAVASGQSDATPADSARLRPQV, encoded by the coding sequence ATGAGCCACACACCTCGATCACTCAGAAGCCGGGCGGTGCTGACCTGCGCCCTGCTGGTGGCGCCGCTGATAGCGGGTCTGAGCGGATGCGGGGGATCTCCCGACCCCCTGTCCGCCAAGCCGTACGACGCCGCCGATCAGATCTCGTTCAGCGGTGACGGCGAAGGCCGCAAGGCCAATCCGGACAAGCCGCTCGAAGTGACGGCCAAGGACGACGACAGCCGGATCACGGATGTCACGGCCACCGACGCCGCGGGCCGCTACGTACGGGGTGAGCTGACCGACGACGGCAGGCACTGGCGCAGCACCGTGCCGCTGGCCGCGGGCGCCCACTACACGCTGAAGGTGTCCACGGAGGACGGAGGCGGCGCTCCGGGCCGCCGTACGGTCGACTTCACCACCAGCTCCGCCCACCGGCTGCTGAAGGTCACCTTCGGCCCCAAGGCGGGGGAGTACGGGGTGGGGCAGCCCATCACGGCCAAGCTGAGCCGGGCCGTCAAGGATCCCTCGGCCCGCGCCGTGATCGAGCGCGCCCTGAAGGTGGACTCACGGCCCGCGGTGGAGGGCGTCTGGCACTGGGTGGACAGCCGGAACCTGCACTACCGTCCGCAGGAGTACTGGCCCGCCCACGCCACCATCTCGGTGCACTCCAACCTCAAGGGCATCCGGATCGGCGGCGGGCTCTACGGCGGCGCGGCCAAGTCGCTGCGGCTGACCACCGGCGACCGCCTCGAGGCACTCACCGACTCCGGCACCCACCAGATGACGGTGAAGCGCAACGGGGTGCCGATCCGGACCATCCCGATCACCACCGGGATGCCCGGATTCGACACCCGGAACGGCATCAAGGTCATCCTGGCCAAGGAATCCGCCGTACGGATGACGGGCGCCAGCATCGGGCTCGGCGCGGGCTCCTACGACCTGATGGTCTACTGGGCCGCCCGGGTCACCAAAAGCGGTGAATACGTCCATGCCGCGCCCTGGTCCACCGGTTCGCAGGGCTACGCCAACGTCAGCCACGGCTGCACGGGCATGAACACGGCGAACGCCCAGTGGTTCTTCAACACCGTGCGCCTGGGCGACATCGTCCAAGTGGTGCACAGCAATGGAGACGACATGGCGACATTCGACAACGGCTACGGCGACTGGAACATGGCCTGGGCGGACTGGCGCAAGGGCAGCGCCGTCGCCTCCGGCCAGTCCGACGCCACCCCCGCCGACTCCGCCCGGCTCCGGCCCCAGGTCTGA
- a CDS encoding cytochrome c oxidase subunit 3, producing MSVVATATAVETGHAHPSVNRPNLTSVGTIIWLSSELMFFAALFAMYFTLRSVTGAEHWKEMASSLNFPFSATNTTILVLSSLTCQLGVFAAERGDVKKLRSWFVITFIMGAIFIGGQIFEYTELVKKDGLSLSSDPYGSVFYLTTGFHGMHVTGGLIAFLLVLGRTYAAKRFTHQQATAAIVVSYYWHFVDVVWIGLFATIYMIK from the coding sequence ATGTCGGTCGTGGCGACAGCAACAGCAGTAGAAACCGGGCACGCGCACCCGTCGGTCAACCGGCCGAACCTCACCAGCGTCGGAACCATCATCTGGCTGAGTTCCGAGCTGATGTTCTTCGCGGCCCTCTTCGCGATGTACTTCACCCTGCGATCGGTGACCGGAGCCGAGCACTGGAAGGAAATGGCGTCCTCGCTGAACTTCCCGTTCTCGGCGACGAACACCACGATCCTGGTGCTCTCCTCCCTCACCTGCCAGCTCGGCGTCTTCGCCGCCGAGCGCGGCGACGTGAAGAAGCTGCGCTCCTGGTTCGTGATCACCTTCATCATGGGCGCGATCTTCATCGGCGGTCAGATCTTCGAATACACCGAGCTGGTCAAGAAGGACGGGCTTTCGCTCTCCTCCGACCCCTACGGCTCGGTGTTCTACCTGACCACCGGCTTCCACGGCATGCATGTGACGGGCGGCCTGATCGCCTTCCTGCTTGTCCTGGGCAGGACGTACGCGGCCAAGAGGTTCACCCACCAGCAGGCGACGGCGGCCATCGTCGTGTCCTATTACTGGCACTTCGTCGATGTCGTCTGGATCGGCCTCTTCGCCACGATCTACATGATCAAGTAA
- a CDS encoding c-type cytochrome, protein MKKLSARRRHPLAALVVLLFALAVTGGLYAAFSPSEAKADDSSAQSLAIEEGKKLYAVGCASCHGTGGQGTSDGPSLVGVGSAAVDFQVGTGRMPAQQPGAQVPKKKKIYSDAETEQLAAYIASLGAGPVTPTKSEYSPDGADVAKGGELFRTNCAQCHNFAGKGGALTNGKFAPALDGVSPKHLYEAMQTGPQNMPSFPDTVMPEKNKQDIIAYLDTVNSDKSKTPGGLELGGLGPVSEGLFGWVFGMGAMIVLTIWVAARTAKAKKS, encoded by the coding sequence GTGAAAAAGCTCTCCGCACGACGGCGCCATCCGCTGGCTGCGCTCGTCGTCCTACTCTTCGCGCTGGCGGTCACTGGGGGGCTGTACGCCGCGTTTTCGCCGAGCGAGGCGAAGGCCGACGACAGCTCCGCCCAGTCCCTCGCCATCGAGGAGGGCAAGAAGCTCTATGCCGTCGGCTGCGCCAGCTGCCATGGCACGGGCGGTCAGGGGACCTCTGACGGCCCGAGCCTGGTCGGCGTCGGCTCCGCCGCCGTGGACTTCCAGGTCGGCACCGGCCGCATGCCCGCGCAGCAGCCGGGCGCCCAGGTGCCGAAGAAGAAGAAGATCTACTCGGACGCCGAGACCGAGCAGCTCGCGGCCTACATCGCGTCGCTCGGCGCGGGTCCGGTGACGCCCACCAAGAGCGAGTACAGCCCGGACGGCGCGGACGTCGCGAAGGGCGGGGAGCTCTTCCGTACGAACTGCGCGCAGTGCCACAACTTCGCCGGTAAGGGTGGTGCCCTCACCAACGGCAAGTTCGCGCCGGCTCTCGACGGGGTCAGCCCCAAGCATCTCTACGAGGCCATGCAGACCGGCCCGCAGAACATGCCCTCCTTCCCCGACACCGTGATGCCGGAGAAGAACAAGCAGGACATCATCGCCTACCTCGACACGGTCAACAGCGACAAGAGCAAGACCCCCGGTGGTCTTGAGCTCGGCGGGCTCGGCCCGGTGAGCGAGGGTCTGTTCGGCTGGGTCTTCGGCATGGGCGCGATGATCGTCCTCACCATCTGGGTCGCCGCCCGGACCGCAAAGGCCAAGAAGTCATGA
- a CDS encoding ubiquinol-cytochrome c reductase iron-sulfur subunit produces the protein MSSHEISEAEDKLPEGRGAESAVRPAEDPFADPGLPPHEHRKQDIDEQAARRSERTVALLFTVSMLATIAFIAAYVALPVDRYIYVFPIGHISALNFALGLTLGIALFAIGAGAVHWARTLMSDEEIADERHPIEASPEVKSKVLEEFATGAKESGFGRRKLARNTLFGALALVPLSGIVLLRDLGPLPGTKLRHTKWAKGKRLMNYNTMQPLRPEDIAVGSLTFAMPEGMSEEQHDFQTEIAKAALMLVRLQPENIKDKRELDWSHEGIVAFSKICTHVGCPINLYEQQTHHVLCPCHQSTFDLSDGGRVIFGPAGHALPQLRIKANDQGYLEAMGDFSEPVGPAYWERG, from the coding sequence ATGAGTAGCCACGAGATTTCAGAAGCAGAAGACAAGCTGCCGGAAGGGCGGGGGGCCGAGAGCGCCGTAAGGCCGGCCGAGGACCCGTTCGCCGACCCGGGGCTGCCCCCGCACGAGCACCGTAAGCAGGACATCGACGAGCAGGCCGCGAGGCGCTCCGAGCGCACCGTCGCCCTGCTCTTCACGGTCTCGATGCTGGCCACGATCGCCTTCATCGCGGCGTATGTGGCGCTCCCGGTCGACAGGTACATCTACGTCTTCCCGATCGGGCACATCAGCGCGCTGAACTTCGCGCTGGGGCTGACGCTCGGCATCGCGCTGTTCGCCATCGGCGCGGGCGCGGTCCACTGGGCCCGCACCCTGATGTCCGATGAGGAGATCGCCGACGAGCGCCACCCCATCGAGGCCAGCCCCGAGGTCAAGTCGAAGGTCCTCGAGGAGTTCGCCACCGGCGCCAAGGAGTCCGGCTTCGGCCGGCGCAAGCTGGCCCGCAACACCCTCTTCGGCGCGCTCGCGCTGGTGCCGCTCTCCGGCATCGTGCTGCTGCGGGACCTCGGTCCGCTGCCGGGCACCAAGCTCCGGCACACCAAGTGGGCCAAGGGCAAGCGGCTGATGAACTACAACACGATGCAGCCGCTGCGCCCCGAGGACATCGCCGTCGGCTCGCTCACCTTCGCCATGCCCGAGGGCATGAGCGAGGAGCAGCACGACTTCCAGACGGAGATCGCCAAGGCCGCCCTGATGCTGGTCCGGCTCCAGCCGGAGAACATCAAGGACAAGCGCGAACTGGACTGGTCGCACGAGGGCATCGTCGCGTTCTCCAAGATCTGCACCCACGTCGGCTGCCCGATCAACCTCTATGAGCAGCAGACCCACCACGTCCTGTGCCCCTGCCACCAGTCGACCTTCGACCTCTCCGACGGTGGCCGAGTGATCTTCGGTCCGGCCGGTCACGCGCTGCCGCAGCTGCGGATCAAGGCCAACGACCAGGGGTACCTCGAAGCCATGGGCGACTTCTCGGAGCCCGTCGGTCCTGCTTACTGGGAGCGCGGATGA